The following are encoded together in the Vicinamibacteria bacterium genome:
- a CDS encoding nodulation protein NfeD, with translation MPASPGAGVAAGVILLAACVPAHADIPVVELTGVVHAVSAGHVVQAIERADAAGAPLLILRLDTPGGLDTAMRQIVDKMLNCRTPVAVWVGPSGARAASAGFIITVVADLAAMAPGTNMGAAHPVSGMGQMDEVMSKKVTSDAAAYIRGKAARRGRNVEMAEKAVLESRSFTEKEALESKLIDLVAKDVPELLEKLDGQTIKHFDGSEVTLSLKGQKTVTVAMDWRQMILSAIARPEMLFLLLLGALAGLGTEISHPGLLFPGIVGLVCLIL, from the coding sequence ATGCCAGCATCCCCGGGGGCGGGCGTGGCCGCGGGTGTCATCCTGCTGGCCGCGTGCGTCCCGGCCCACGCCGACATCCCGGTTGTGGAGCTCACTGGGGTCGTCCACGCCGTCAGCGCCGGTCATGTCGTCCAGGCCATCGAGAGGGCGGATGCCGCAGGCGCGCCCCTCCTCATCCTGCGCCTGGACACGCCCGGTGGGCTCGACACCGCCATGCGCCAGATCGTGGACAAGATGCTGAACTGCCGGACGCCGGTGGCGGTGTGGGTGGGCCCTTCAGGGGCGCGCGCGGCCTCGGCCGGCTTCATCATCACGGTGGTGGCGGACCTGGCGGCCATGGCTCCCGGCACCAACATGGGAGCCGCCCATCCCGTCTCCGGGATGGGGCAGATGGACGAGGTCATGTCGAAGAAGGTGACCTCCGACGCCGCCGCCTACATCCGCGGCAAGGCCGCCCGCCGCGGCCGCAACGTGGAGATGGCGGAGAAGGCGGTTCTGGAGAGCCGGTCCTTCACCGAGAAAGAGGCCCTGGAGTCCAAGCTCATCGACCTGGTGGCTAAGGACGTGCCCGAGCTCCTGGAGAAGCTCGACGGGCAGACCATCAAGCACTTCGATGGCAGCGAGGTGACTCTGAGCCTCAAGGGGCAGAAGACGGTGACGGTGGCCATGGATTGGCGGCAGATGATCCTCTCCGCTATCGCCAGGCCCGAGATGCTGTTCCTGCTCCTGCTGGGGGCCCTGGCCGGGCTGGGCACGGAGATCAGCCATCCCGGCCTGCTCTTTCCCGGCATCGTCGGCCTGGTCTGCCTCATCCT